A portion of the Microlunatus phosphovorus NM-1 genome contains these proteins:
- the proB gene encoding glutamate 5-kinase, producing the protein MTSNGAAAARPEIARPEIARPEIARAHRIVVKIGSSSLTTSDGGIAPGQVQKLVDTLAGARAGGREVVLVSSGAIAAGLSPLGLRSRPRDLATQQAAASVGQGLLMGYYTHLFATHGLEVGQVLLTVDDVTRRGHYRNAYRTFGRLLELGVVPIVNENDTVATHEIRFGDNDRLAALVAHLVHAEALILLSDVDALYTGHPRLPESRRVTDVWSDDDLEGVDISNRGSAVGTGGMITKVDAAKIATSAGIPTVLTSAAQVSGAVSGAGVGTVFHPTGKRRPTRQLWLKHASDASGELVLDDGAVRAVVTRNASLLPAGVTEVRGRFRAGEAVDLVDLRGTVVGRGLVNFDADELPGLLGKTTRQIAAELGNGYDRTVVHKDALVVMTDFDNLPHTNS; encoded by the coding sequence ATGACGAGTAACGGCGCCGCTGCCGCGCGTCCGGAGATCGCTCGCCCCGAGATCGCCCGTCCCGAGATTGCCCGCGCCCACCGGATCGTGGTCAAGATCGGGTCGTCGTCACTGACCACCTCCGACGGCGGGATCGCGCCGGGGCAGGTTCAAAAGCTGGTCGACACCTTGGCCGGCGCACGCGCCGGTGGCCGCGAGGTCGTGCTGGTGTCCTCCGGAGCGATCGCGGCCGGACTCTCCCCGCTGGGGTTGCGGAGCAGACCCCGAGATCTGGCCACGCAGCAGGCGGCTGCCTCGGTCGGCCAGGGCCTGCTGATGGGCTACTACACCCACCTGTTCGCGACCCATGGGCTCGAAGTCGGTCAGGTGCTGCTCACCGTGGACGACGTCACGCGGCGCGGGCACTATCGCAATGCCTATCGGACGTTCGGCCGGTTGCTGGAACTCGGCGTGGTCCCGATCGTCAACGAGAACGACACCGTGGCCACCCACGAGATCCGGTTTGGCGACAACGATCGGCTCGCCGCCTTGGTGGCCCACCTGGTACATGCCGAGGCGCTGATCCTGCTCAGCGACGTCGACGCCCTCTACACCGGGCATCCCCGGCTGCCGGAGTCCCGTCGCGTTACCGACGTCTGGTCCGACGACGATCTGGAGGGAGTCGACATCTCCAACCGGGGCAGTGCGGTCGGCACCGGTGGCATGATCACCAAGGTCGATGCGGCCAAGATCGCTACCTCAGCAGGGATCCCAACCGTGCTCACCTCGGCGGCGCAGGTGTCTGGCGCCGTCTCAGGAGCCGGTGTGGGCACTGTCTTCCATCCCACCGGCAAGCGACGGCCGACGAGACAGCTGTGGTTGAAGCACGCCTCCGACGCCAGCGGCGAGCTGGTGTTGGACGACGGCGCCGTACGAGCCGTGGTGACCCGCAATGCCTCGTTGCTGCCGGCCGGAGTGACCGAGGTCCGGGGTCGGTTCCGGGCAGGGGAGGCGGTCGACCTGGTCGACCTGCGCGGCACGGTCGTCGGTCGGGGACTCGTCAACTTCGATGCCGATGAGCTTCCGGGTCTGTTGGGCAAGACGACCCGGCAGATCGCTGCCGAGCTCGGCAACGGCTATGACCGCACGGTCGTCCACAAGGACGCCCTGGTGGTCATGACAGATTTCGATAATCTGCCACACACCAATAGCTAA
- the obgE gene encoding GTPase ObgE, giving the protein MAIPTFVDRVTLHASGGNGGHGCASVHREKFKPLGGPDGGNGGHGGSVILKVDGGLTTLVDFHRQSHRRAENGQPGKGGHANGANGDDIVLAVPDGTVVTDADTGEQLADLTGDGTEVVIAAGGRGGLGNAALASSARKAPGFALLGEEGESRTVTLELKVVADVGLVGFPSAGKSSLVAAISRARPKIADYPFTTLVPNLGVVVAGDTTYTVADVPGLIEGASEGRGLGHDFLRHIERCAAIVQVLDCATFEPGRDPVTDLDVIEAELAAHGGLEDRPRLVALNKVDVPDGHELAEIAKPELEARGLQVFEISTKSGVGLQALSFAMAAIVRERRATLPPPVPPRIVIRPEPVAGADEFTVGRENELWRVRGVKPERWVRQTDFGNPEAVGYLADRLNRIGIEDKLLELGARAGDGVAIGGADAVVFDFAPQIDIGAEILSRRGEDQRFAEERPAAVRRRAKDRAYHAARADDAYEAGAAHDGEDVEGGDRSDDE; this is encoded by the coding sequence GTGGCAATCCCCACCTTCGTGGACCGGGTGACCTTGCACGCCTCCGGCGGCAACGGCGGCCACGGCTGCGCCTCGGTGCACCGGGAGAAGTTCAAGCCGCTGGGCGGACCGGACGGCGGCAACGGCGGTCACGGCGGTTCGGTGATCTTGAAGGTCGACGGTGGGTTGACCACCCTGGTCGACTTCCACCGGCAGTCCCACCGTCGCGCGGAGAACGGCCAACCCGGCAAGGGCGGGCACGCCAATGGGGCCAACGGCGACGACATCGTGCTGGCGGTGCCCGACGGGACCGTGGTCACCGATGCCGACACCGGCGAGCAGTTGGCGGACCTGACCGGCGACGGTACGGAGGTGGTGATCGCCGCCGGTGGCCGGGGCGGGCTAGGCAATGCGGCACTGGCGTCGTCGGCCCGGAAGGCTCCCGGCTTCGCCCTGTTGGGTGAGGAGGGCGAGTCCCGGACGGTCACCCTCGAGCTCAAGGTGGTCGCCGACGTCGGGCTGGTCGGCTTCCCGAGCGCCGGCAAGTCTTCCCTGGTGGCAGCCATCTCCCGTGCTCGGCCCAAGATCGCCGACTACCCGTTCACCACCCTGGTGCCCAACCTCGGGGTGGTCGTCGCCGGGGACACCACCTACACCGTCGCCGACGTGCCGGGCCTGATCGAGGGAGCCTCCGAGGGTCGAGGGCTCGGCCATGACTTCCTGCGGCACATCGAGCGCTGCGCGGCGATCGTGCAGGTGCTCGACTGCGCCACCTTCGAGCCGGGCCGGGACCCGGTCACCGATCTGGATGTGATCGAGGCCGAGCTGGCTGCGCACGGCGGCCTGGAGGATCGGCCCCGGCTGGTCGCGTTGAACAAGGTCGACGTGCCGGACGGGCATGAGCTGGCCGAGATCGCCAAGCCCGAGCTGGAGGCTCGTGGACTCCAGGTGTTCGAGATCTCCACCAAGTCCGGTGTCGGTCTGCAAGCGCTGAGCTTCGCGATGGCAGCGATCGTGCGGGAGCGCCGGGCAACCTTGCCGCCACCCGTGCCGCCGCGGATCGTGATCCGACCCGAGCCGGTCGCCGGAGCTGACGAGTTCACCGTCGGTCGCGAGAACGAGCTGTGGCGGGTACGCGGGGTCAAGCCGGAACGCTGGGTGCGTCAGACCGACTTCGGCAATCCGGAGGCCGTGGGCTATCTGGCCGACCGGCTGAACCGGATCGGCATCGAGGACAAATTGCTGGAGCTCGGCGCCCGGGCGGGCGACGGAGTCGCGATCGGCGGTGCCGACGCCGTGGTGTTCGACTTCGCTCCGCAGATCGACATCGGTGCGGAGATTCTGTCGCGCCGCGGTGAGGACCAGCGGTTTGCCGAGGAGCGCCCGGCCGCGGTACGCCGGCGTGCCAAGGACCGCGCCTATCACGCGGCCAGGGCGGACGACGCGTACGAGGCCGGTGCCGCCCATGACGGCGAGGACGTCGAGGGAGGCGATCGATCCGATGACGAGTAA
- the rpmA gene encoding 50S ribosomal protein L27 translates to MAHKKGASSTRNGRDSNSQRLGVKRFGGQQVNAGEIIVRQRGTHFHPGEGVGRGGDDTLFALVEGQVDFGTRRGRRVVNVRPAEATSA, encoded by the coding sequence ATGGCACATAAGAAGGGCGCGTCCTCGACCCGCAACGGTCGTGACTCCAACTCCCAGCGGCTGGGCGTGAAGCGGTTCGGCGGCCAGCAGGTCAACGCCGGCGAGATCATCGTCCGCCAGCGCGGCACCCACTTCCACCCGGGCGAGGGCGTCGGTCGCGGTGGCGACGACACCTTGTTCGCCCTGGTCGAGGGCCAGGTCGACTTCGGCACCCGCCGTGGGCGCCGGGTCGTCAACGTGCGACCGGCCGAGGCCACCTCGGCCTAG
- the rplU gene encoding 50S ribosomal protein L21, whose protein sequence is MYAIVRSGGRQHKVAVGDVLEIDRRSDEPGSSVALTPLLVVDGENVTSDAAALAGAKVTAEVLAETKGPKIRILKFKNKTGYRKRQGHRQKYTQVKVTGIES, encoded by the coding sequence GTGTACGCGATCGTGCGCAGTGGCGGCCGTCAGCACAAGGTGGCCGTCGGTGACGTCCTCGAGATCGACCGGCGGTCCGACGAGCCGGGGAGCAGCGTCGCGCTGACCCCGTTGCTGGTCGTCGACGGTGAGAACGTGACCTCCGACGCGGCCGCTCTGGCCGGCGCGAAGGTGACCGCCGAGGTGCTTGCCGAGACCAAGGGTCCGAAGATCCGGATTCTGAAGTTCAAGAACAAGACCGGTTACCGCAAGCGTCAGGGTCACCGGCAGAAGTACACCCAGGTCAAGGTCACCGGGATCGAGAGCTAG
- a CDS encoding HipA family kinase, whose product MLPHITATAYLTALREGGSLPGLMEADDLGTYVVKFTGAGQGPRALVAEIIVGRLGQELGVRVPELALIEVDAEIGRREPDEEVQDLVSASAGLNLAMDFLPGSIGYDRSFDIPVEDASLVVWLDAFVANVDRSRRNTNLLLWHRKLWAIDHGACLRFHHSWGDPRRFAESAYDYGDHVLGGLGRPRDVHDRLSALVTPDLLTGILAEVPDAWLAPDPTRPDPKAPQDPATARSRYQEFLLARLDAAERWLP is encoded by the coding sequence GTGCTTCCTCACATCACCGCTACGGCGTACCTGACCGCGTTGCGGGAGGGCGGCTCGCTGCCGGGCCTGATGGAGGCCGACGACCTGGGTACGTACGTGGTCAAGTTCACCGGTGCCGGCCAGGGACCCCGGGCGCTGGTCGCGGAGATCATCGTCGGTCGACTCGGGCAGGAGCTTGGCGTCCGGGTGCCCGAGCTCGCCTTGATCGAGGTCGATGCCGAGATCGGCCGGCGCGAACCTGACGAGGAAGTGCAGGATCTGGTCAGCGCCAGCGCGGGGCTGAACCTGGCGATGGACTTCCTGCCGGGCTCGATCGGGTACGACCGTAGTTTCGACATCCCGGTCGAGGACGCATCGCTGGTCGTCTGGCTGGACGCCTTCGTGGCGAATGTCGACCGCAGCCGCCGCAACACCAACCTGTTGCTGTGGCACCGGAAGTTGTGGGCCATCGATCACGGCGCCTGCCTGCGATTCCACCATTCGTGGGGCGATCCGCGACGGTTCGCCGAGTCGGCGTACGACTACGGCGACCACGTGCTCGGTGGGCTCGGCCGACCTCGGGACGTCCATGATCGGCTCTCTGCCCTGGTCACACCGGACCTGCTGACCGGCATCTTGGCCGAGGTGCCCGATGCCTGGCTGGCGCCCGATCCGACGCGGCCCGATCCGAAGGCGCCGCAGGATCCTGCAACTGCTAGATCGCGATATCAGGAGTTCTTGCTCGCCCGACTCGATGCCGCCGAGCGGTGGCTCCCGTGA
- a CDS encoding DUF3037 domain-containing protein yields MAFQYAVLRAVPRVDRGEFINVGVILYCQAYDFLRAAVAVDGSRLRALSAEADVEAVRLAVGAIARACDEPVGSARENTGLATRFGMLTAPKSSVVQPSPVHAGVTSNPEQTLADLMTRLV; encoded by the coding sequence ATGGCATTCCAGTACGCCGTGCTGCGTGCGGTGCCCCGCGTCGACCGCGGCGAGTTCATCAATGTCGGCGTCATCCTCTATTGCCAGGCGTACGACTTCTTGCGCGCCGCGGTCGCGGTCGATGGCAGCCGACTGCGTGCGTTGTCGGCCGAGGCGGATGTCGAGGCGGTCCGGCTGGCGGTCGGGGCCATCGCCAGGGCCTGCGATGAGCCGGTCGGCTCCGCCCGGGAGAACACCGGGTTGGCTACCAGGTTCGGCATGCTGACCGCCCCGAAGTCCTCGGTGGTGCAGCCCTCCCCCGTACACGCCGGGGTGACCAGCAACCCGGAACAGACCCTCGCCGACCTGATGACCCGCCTCGTCTAG
- a CDS encoding nucleotidyltransferase domain-containing protein: MSAILVITMDLSYPMQSVIPNAYGSVLGVLARTTEPLSGRRIAALTRPRFSQSRVNAVLAELGRDGIVDIESRPPAIYYRLNREHIAAQGILALASMWQTLLNRIQAELGEWSIAPIAAWLYGSAARSEADSNSDLDILIVRPDQVPSDEGWQRQIDGLAEQIRRWCGNPCEPLVLTESELRAVVQRDDRLVGELRHDAIHLGGTRPAALLGRAS; this comes from the coding sequence ATGAGCGCTATTCTGGTCATCACCATGGACCTTTCCTACCCGATGCAATCAGTGATCCCGAACGCGTATGGATCAGTGCTCGGCGTCCTCGCGCGGACGACAGAGCCCCTCAGCGGCCGACGGATCGCTGCCCTGACCCGCCCTCGTTTTAGCCAGTCTCGAGTCAACGCTGTCCTGGCGGAGCTGGGCCGAGATGGGATTGTCGATATCGAAAGTCGACCGCCTGCGATCTACTACCGACTCAACCGCGAGCACATCGCTGCCCAAGGGATTCTGGCTCTGGCGTCGATGTGGCAGACCCTCCTCAACCGCATCCAGGCGGAACTGGGCGAGTGGTCAATAGCGCCGATAGCGGCATGGTTGTACGGGTCCGCCGCACGCTCAGAGGCGGACTCGAACAGCGACCTTGACATCCTCATTGTCCGTCCAGACCAGGTGCCGAGCGATGAGGGCTGGCAGCGGCAGATCGATGGTCTTGCTGAGCAGATCCGTCGCTGGTGTGGTAACCCGTGCGAGCCCTTGGTCCTCACTGAGAGTGAACTCCGGGCAGTCGTCCAGCGCGATGATCGGCTCGTAGGTGAACTGCGGCACGATGCCATCCATCTCGGTGGCACCCGGCCAGCGGCGTTGCTAGGGAGAGCGAGTTGA
- a CDS encoding sodium:proton exchanger — MRKALPPVLGCLLVAVPALVSRLLGVQLAPQLGLLVFGAGVVAASFVLAWAAESAEADISGGLAIAILAVIAVLPEYAVDLYFAYTAGHNPEYVQYAAANMTGSNRLLLGLGWSAVVVVSLIVASRRAGKPVSAIVLDSRYRLELGFLLVASLLALIVPLTGRIHLVFGLMMLGLFVYYLVRVSGGDDDETEELVGPAARIAALPARTRRPVVIAMFVGAAVAILLCAEPFAESLIGSGEALGVDRFLLVQWLAPLASEAPEFIVALIFAIRGRAGMAIGMLISAKVNQWTLLVGSLPVAYLLGGGDSAMVLDARQVEEIVLTAAQTLMGVAILLTLRFRLWAALALFGLFAVQFAIPGTQGRLLLSAVYLAVAAVLFVVHRRQLWPTLSAPFRRRPVEAPAAPQRDLVDVEL, encoded by the coding sequence ATGCGCAAGGCTCTTCCGCCTGTCCTGGGCTGCCTCCTGGTCGCGGTGCCGGCCCTGGTCTCCCGCCTCCTCGGCGTTCAGTTGGCCCCTCAACTCGGGCTGCTGGTCTTCGGTGCCGGGGTAGTGGCGGCCTCGTTCGTGCTGGCCTGGGCGGCCGAATCGGCGGAGGCCGACATCAGCGGCGGGCTTGCCATCGCGATCCTGGCCGTGATTGCAGTGCTGCCCGAGTATGCGGTGGACCTCTACTTCGCCTACACGGCCGGTCACAACCCGGAGTACGTGCAGTATGCGGCCGCGAACATGACCGGATCGAACCGGCTGCTGCTCGGCCTCGGCTGGTCGGCGGTGGTCGTGGTGTCGCTGATCGTGGCGAGCAGGCGCGCCGGCAAGCCCGTGTCTGCGATCGTGCTCGATTCCCGCTATCGGCTCGAACTCGGCTTCCTGCTCGTCGCCTCCTTGCTGGCGCTGATCGTTCCGTTGACCGGGCGAATCCACCTGGTGTTCGGCCTGATGATGCTGGGATTGTTCGTCTACTACCTCGTCCGGGTCTCCGGTGGGGATGACGATGAGACCGAGGAGTTGGTCGGTCCGGCGGCGCGGATTGCCGCGCTGCCCGCGCGGACCCGGCGCCCGGTCGTCATTGCCATGTTCGTCGGTGCGGCGGTGGCGATCCTGTTGTGCGCGGAGCCGTTCGCGGAGTCGCTGATCGGGTCCGGGGAGGCGCTGGGCGTCGATCGGTTCCTGCTCGTCCAGTGGCTCGCTCCGCTCGCCTCCGAAGCGCCTGAGTTCATCGTGGCCTTGATCTTCGCGATCCGCGGCCGGGCCGGGATGGCGATCGGCATGCTGATCAGCGCCAAGGTGAACCAGTGGACGCTGCTGGTCGGCAGCCTCCCTGTGGCGTACCTGCTCGGTGGCGGCGACTCGGCCATGGTGCTCGACGCCCGCCAGGTGGAGGAGATCGTCCTGACCGCGGCCCAGACGCTGATGGGTGTCGCGATCCTGCTTACGCTGCGCTTCCGGCTGTGGGCAGCTCTCGCGCTGTTCGGCCTGTTCGCCGTGCAGTTCGCAATCCCGGGCACCCAGGGCCGACTCTTGTTGTCCGCGGTCTATCTCGCCGTCGCGGCGGTCTTGTTCGTGGTCCACCGGCGGCAACTGTGGCCGACCCTCAGCGCCCCCTTCCGCCGGCGCCCCGTCGAGGCTCCGGCAGCACCCCAGCGCGACCTGGTGGACGTCGAGCTGTAG
- a CDS encoding ArsR/SmtB family transcription factor, translated as MDLMPCAADHRHLAYGHNGLVIPEPTRPQLDVAARTFALLATPVRLHLVALAAEGEYDVGTLSDRVGVSIATASQHLSKLRLAGVISARRDGRRQIYTVDDPHVLTLVQQIFEHIAPDGTLAPDPPFVRPQ; from the coding sequence ATGGACCTCATGCCGTGTGCCGCCGATCACAGACACCTCGCGTACGGTCACAATGGCCTGGTGATCCCCGAGCCGACCCGACCGCAGCTGGATGTGGCCGCTCGGACCTTCGCCTTGCTGGCTACGCCGGTACGCCTGCATCTGGTCGCGCTGGCAGCCGAGGGCGAGTACGACGTCGGCACCTTGTCCGATCGGGTCGGGGTGTCCATCGCTACCGCCAGCCAGCACCTGAGCAAGCTGCGGCTGGCCGGGGTGATCAGCGCGCGGCGCGACGGTCGGCGACAGATCTATACCGTCGATGACCCGCACGTCCTCACCTTGGTGCAGCAGATCTTCGAGCACATCGCCCCCGACGGCACGCTGGCTCCGGACCCGCCGTTCGTCCGACCCCAGTAG